From a region of the Streptococcus ruminantium genome:
- a CDS encoding Asp23/Gls24 family envelope stress response protein codes for MTVKINTKDGQIELTDDVIATVVGGATTEIFGVVGMASKSAIKDNFQALLGKENYSKGVVIKTMEDGRIAVDVYTVMSYGVKISEVSRNIQERVKFNLENQLGISVDAVNVFIQNIKVVGE; via the coding sequence ATGACTGTTAAAATCAATACTAAAGACGGCCAAATCGAGTTGACTGACGACGTGATTGCCACAGTTGTCGGCGGTGCTACGACTGAGATTTTCGGTGTGGTTGGAATGGCTAGCAAGTCTGCGATTAAGGATAATTTTCAGGCTCTTTTAGGGAAGGAAAATTATTCTAAAGGTGTTGTCATCAAGACCATGGAAGATGGTCGCATTGCAGTCGATGTCTACACTGTGATGAGCTACGGTGTGAAAATTAGTGAAGTATCTCGCAATATCCAAGAACGTGTCAAATTTAACTTGGAAAATCAATTGGGGATCTCTGTGGATGCCGTTAATGTTTTTATCCAAAATATCAAAGTCGTAGGAGAATAA
- a CDS encoding ABC transporter permease produces MSKENKKQVQSASTPPGGLRVIAREFMKDRIALTSLIILVTVLLVVFIGALVLDQEQVMKVNLLGRYLEPGVDGYLLGTDEGGRDIFGQLIIGARNSIVIGFAITIITSIIGISVGLVSGYYGNRLDGVLMRIVDFIMILPVLMLIIVFVTVIKNYTIYHFILIMSGFYWTAKARLFRTRTLSEASLDYVNASKTLGTSDFVIMFREILPNLSSLIIVNLTLNFAGNIGIETSLTYLGFGLPSTVPSLGTLIANARNADILENKTWIWLPAAIFILVMMLCINYVGQAFQRAADAKQRLG; encoded by the coding sequence GTGAGTAAAGAGAATAAAAAACAAGTACAGTCAGCTTCAACTCCTCCAGGTGGCCTCCGTGTCATTGCGCGAGAGTTTATGAAGGATAGAATAGCACTAACGTCTTTGATTATCTTGGTAACGGTTCTTTTAGTCGTTTTCATCGGTGCTCTTGTCTTGGATCAAGAACAAGTCATGAAGGTTAACCTTTTGGGGCGATATTTGGAACCAGGGGTAGATGGCTACCTTTTGGGAACGGATGAAGGCGGTAGGGACATCTTTGGTCAATTGATTATTGGTGCTCGTAATTCAATCGTCATTGGCTTTGCCATCACTATTATCACAAGCATTATTGGTATATCTGTAGGTCTTGTTTCTGGCTACTATGGTAATCGTTTGGATGGCGTTTTGATGCGTATTGTAGACTTCATTATGATTTTGCCAGTGCTGATGCTGATTATCGTTTTCGTAACGGTTATTAAGAACTATACGATTTATCACTTTATTCTGATTATGAGTGGTTTTTATTGGACGGCTAAAGCTCGACTGTTTCGGACAAGAACACTGTCAGAGGCCAGCTTGGATTATGTTAATGCCTCAAAAACATTGGGGACGAGCGATTTTGTGATCATGTTCCGTGAGATTTTGCCAAACTTGAGTTCATTGATTATCGTTAACCTGACCTTGAACTTTGCAGGGAATATCGGTATCGAAACATCGTTAACCTACCTCGGATTTGGTCTTCCATCAACTGTACCGAGTTTGGGTACCTTGATTGCCAATGCTCGTAATGCAGATATTTTGGAGAATAAGACCTGGATTTGGTTGCCAGCAGCGATTTTCATCCTTGTGATGATGCTATGTATCAACTATGTCGGTCAAGCCTTCCAACGTGCAGCAGATGCTAAACAGCGTTTGGGCTAG
- the opp4B gene encoding oligopeptide ABC transporter permease yields the protein MWKTVLRRLLMMIPQIIILSVIAFFVAKLMPGDPFTGLIDPSIDPAVIEKLRIEAGYYDPIPVQYFRWVGNILQGDFGQSVLFKQPVLDVIMQRLNNTIWLSLLTMVLTYAIALPLGMIAGRYQNSLADKIIGVYNFLTFSTPTFVFAILMLWMFGFSLGWFPTRGSIESGVVGLSAVLSRLHHMILPAITMAILSTTVTIQYLRTGIIDAKGQDYVRTARAKGVPERVVYNRHIFRNSILPIASFLGYELTGLIGGSIFIENIFTYPGVGQLFFNSISSRDYSVILALLLIFGFGTLLGTLISDIIMSIVDPRIRVK from the coding sequence ATGTGGAAAACAGTATTACGACGATTGCTCATGATGATTCCACAGATTATCATTTTGAGTGTCATTGCTTTCTTCGTTGCCAAATTGATGCCAGGGGATCCATTTACAGGTTTGATTGATCCGTCTATTGATCCGGCTGTTATTGAAAAATTGCGTATTGAAGCAGGCTACTACGATCCAATTCCTGTCCAGTATTTCCGTTGGGTTGGGAATATCTTGCAGGGTGATTTTGGTCAAAGTGTGCTATTTAAACAGCCTGTTTTAGATGTTATCATGCAGCGTCTAAACAACACCATTTGGTTATCCCTTTTGACAATGGTTTTAACCTACGCAATTGCCCTTCCATTGGGGATGATTGCGGGACGTTACCAAAACTCTCTAGCAGACAAAATTATTGGTGTATATAACTTCTTGACTTTCTCAACACCAACTTTTGTCTTTGCTATTCTCATGTTGTGGATGTTTGGCTTTAGTTTGGGTTGGTTCCCAACTCGTGGGTCAATTGAGAGTGGTGTTGTAGGTCTATCGGCTGTGCTCAGTCGGCTTCATCACATGATTTTGCCAGCTATTACCATGGCTATTCTGTCTACAACAGTCACGATTCAGTATCTCCGTACAGGAATTATTGATGCTAAGGGGCAAGACTACGTACGTACTGCTCGTGCCAAAGGGGTCCCTGAAAGAGTGGTTTACAACCGTCACATTTTCCGTAACTCTATTTTGCCGATTGCTTCATTCTTGGGTTACGAATTGACAGGTTTGATTGGTGGTTCGATCTTTATTGAAAATATCTTTACCTATCCGGGTGTAGGTCAGTTGTTCTTTAACTCTATTTCTAGTCGTGACTATAGTGTTATCTTGGCCTTGCTTTTGATTTTTGGCTTTGGTACGCTTTTGGGAACATTGATTTCAGATATTATCATGAGTATTGTGGACCCACGTATTCGTGTGAAATAG
- a CDS encoding ATP-binding cassette domain-containing protein, with protein sequence MGFIEVKDLKVHYPIRSGFFNRVTDHVYAVDGVSVEFEEGKTYGLVGESGSGKSTIGKAIIGLERATSGQIIYEGQDVTNKSRGKKGNFNRDVQMIFQDSLSSFNPKKRILDIIAEPIRNFDRLSPDEEKRKVLQLLDTIGLNEEALIKYPHEFSGGQRQRIGVARALASNPRLIIADEPVSALDLSVQAQVLNYMKRIQDEFKLSYLFISHDLGVVQHMCDELFIMYRGRFVETGNKDDIYENPQHIYTKRLLSAIPTIDPVNRLRNKEKRLAAEKEYQEKQGLYYDERGRVYDLRAFSATHRVALPEGGKN encoded by the coding sequence GTGGGATTTATTGAAGTAAAAGATCTAAAAGTCCATTATCCAATTCGTAGCGGCTTCTTTAACCGTGTGACAGATCATGTTTATGCTGTGGATGGTGTCAGCGTTGAATTTGAAGAAGGAAAAACCTATGGTTTGGTGGGGGAGTCCGGCTCTGGTAAGTCGACAATCGGTAAGGCTATTATTGGTCTAGAGCGTGCTACATCCGGTCAAATTATCTACGAAGGACAGGATGTAACCAACAAATCACGTGGGAAAAAAGGAAATTTCAACCGTGATGTTCAAATGATTTTCCAAGATTCTTTATCAAGTTTCAATCCGAAAAAGCGTATTTTAGATATTATCGCTGAGCCGATTCGTAATTTTGATCGTCTTTCTCCAGATGAAGAGAAGAGGAAAGTTCTTCAGCTTCTGGATACAATTGGTTTAAATGAAGAAGCTCTGATTAAGTATCCTCATGAATTTTCAGGTGGTCAGCGTCAGCGTATCGGTGTCGCTCGTGCTCTAGCGAGTAATCCTCGTTTGATTATTGCTGATGAACCAGTTTCAGCCCTAGACTTGTCCGTTCAAGCTCAGGTGTTGAATTACATGAAGCGTATCCAAGATGAGTTCAAACTCAGTTATCTCTTTATTTCCCATGACCTCGGTGTTGTACAACACATGTGTGATGAGCTTTTCATCATGTATCGTGGTCGTTTCGTCGAAACTGGTAATAAGGATGATATTTACGAAAATCCACAACATATCTATACCAAGCGTTTGCTGTCTGCAATTCCAACAATTGATCCAGTCAACCGCTTGAGAAATAAAGAAAAACGCTTGGCTGCTGAAAAAGAGTATCAAGAAAAGCAAGGTCTTTACTATGATGAACGTGGTCGTGTCTATGATTTGAGGGCTTTCTCTGCGACCCATCGAGTAGCCCTTCCAGAAGGAGGTAAGAACTAA
- a CDS encoding ABC transporter ATP-binding protein gives MATEKPLLDIKDLHVGFRIGDDYFDAVDGVDISLQKNEILAIVGESGCGKSTLATTIMGLHNPLNTKISGSIQYNDMELVGMDEAKYNTVRGNDIGMIFQDPLASLNPLMTIGAQIDEALFYHTDLDVNARTERVLELLAQVGIPNPKRTFKQYPHELSGGMRQRIIIAMALSCKPPIIIADEPTTALDVTIQAQILDLLNDVQAETGSGIILITHDLGVVAETADRVAVMYGGQFVEVAPVEELFTNPKHPYTRSLLKSNPQAGSEGADLHVIEGIVPPITKMLRKGCRFAPRIPWIGAEAHEENPSMHEVGPDHFVRCTCHESFYFEGEA, from the coding sequence GTGGCTACTGAAAAACCGCTTTTAGACATTAAGGATTTACACGTCGGTTTCCGCATTGGAGATGATTATTTTGATGCAGTTGACGGTGTTGATATTTCATTGCAAAAAAATGAAATCTTGGCAATCGTTGGGGAATCAGGATGTGGTAAATCAACTTTGGCAACGACTATTATGGGCTTGCATAATCCCTTGAACACAAAAATTTCAGGGAGCATCCAGTACAACGATATGGAATTAGTTGGCATGGATGAAGCCAAGTACAATACTGTGCGTGGTAATGATATTGGCATGATTTTCCAGGATCCTTTGGCTTCTTTGAATCCATTGATGACCATTGGTGCGCAGATTGATGAGGCACTTTTTTATCATACAGACTTGGATGTCAATGCTCGGACAGAACGTGTTTTAGAATTGTTGGCACAGGTTGGTATTCCAAATCCCAAGCGGACATTTAAACAGTATCCACATGAACTTTCAGGTGGTATGCGTCAGCGTATTATCATCGCTATGGCTCTTTCCTGTAAACCACCGATTATCATTGCCGATGAGCCGACAACAGCCTTAGATGTAACCATCCAAGCTCAAATTCTGGACCTCTTGAACGATGTTCAGGCTGAAACTGGATCTGGTATCATTTTGATTACTCATGACTTGGGTGTTGTGGCGGAAACTGCTGATCGTGTTGCGGTTATGTACGGTGGACAATTTGTTGAAGTAGCTCCAGTTGAAGAGCTCTTTACAAATCCGAAGCATCCGTACACTCGTTCGCTCTTAAAGTCAAATCCACAGGCTGGTAGTGAAGGTGCAGACCTCCATGTTATTGAAGGCATTGTGCCACCGATTACCAAGATGCTCCGTAAGGGCTGTCGTTTTGCGCCGCGTATTCCTTGGATTGGTGCGGAAGCGCATGAAGAAAATCCAAGCATGCATGAAGTAGGACCGGACCATTTCGTTCGTTGTACTTGTCATGAATCATTCTATTTTGAAGGGGAGGCCTAA
- a CDS encoding oligopeptide ABC transporter substrate-binding protein, which produces MKKTTKLFALAGVTLLSVAALSACGSKKSNTAKQDLSFPSEVKQEGTAVAGAQLKVAWVSATTSTGLLIDELTSNTTDSTFGGMVDISMFGYDGDRKLDDSGLAKAEFDVKGKKVKISLTGKDYKWSDGQPFTINDYIFTIKAMASKDYTGVRFDDRFLNIVGMEEFVAGKASDISGIKKIDDHTVELSVKEVFPSMMYAGGKLPAFVQPEHIYKNIPVKDWESSEYSRTAKIVGMGPWKIKEIVNGESITYVPNEHYFKGAPKTSSMKVDIVSPDTIVAEMKAGNYDIADMPSDQVDSYKGLSNLNIVGSLDSSYEYISFNLGKYDNDQSKNVMDENAKMNDVKLRQAIAHAIDTKTAGEKLYHGLYHPAKSLIISFFGDLHDSELEGYTYNPEKAKKLLDEAGYKDVDGDGIREGKDGKPFKISFAARKRTEANEALMQQYLAWWKEVGLNVELYTGRTIEGNTFYEMIKANDANIDMYAAGWSTGYDPNPTGLWGPNAKFNMSRFVSDEHTKLLEAFKSEEAFDEKKNLENYKAWQKYAADQVFAIPTFESEVLVALNKRVKNYDTKLGSASGNGLAYENIELLADKGEAAK; this is translated from the coding sequence ATGAAGAAGACAACGAAACTTTTTGCACTTGCTGGTGTGACTCTCCTCTCAGTAGCGGCTCTTTCAGCATGTGGTTCTAAGAAATCGAATACTGCAAAGCAAGATTTGTCATTCCCATCTGAAGTAAAACAAGAGGGAACTGCTGTTGCGGGTGCTCAACTGAAGGTTGCTTGGGTCTCAGCTACAACTTCAACAGGTCTTTTGATTGACGAATTGACTTCAAATACCACTGACTCAACATTCGGTGGCATGGTTGATATTTCAATGTTTGGCTATGATGGTGACCGCAAGTTAGACGATTCAGGTCTTGCCAAGGCTGAGTTTGATGTAAAAGGGAAAAAAGTAAAGATTAGCTTGACAGGTAAAGACTACAAGTGGTCTGATGGTCAACCGTTTACTATCAACGACTATATCTTCACCATCAAGGCAATGGCAAGCAAAGATTATACCGGTGTTCGTTTTGACGATAGATTTTTGAATATTGTTGGTATGGAAGAGTTTGTTGCTGGAAAAGCTTCTGACATCTCTGGTATTAAGAAAATTGACGACCATACAGTGGAACTATCCGTAAAAGAAGTATTCCCGTCAATGATGTATGCTGGTGGTAAATTGCCTGCCTTCGTACAACCTGAACACATCTACAAAAACATTCCGGTCAAAGACTGGGAGAGCAGCGAGTACTCACGTACAGCTAAGATTGTAGGTATGGGACCTTGGAAGATCAAGGAAATCGTTAACGGTGAGTCTATCACATACGTTCCAAATGAGCATTACTTCAAGGGTGCGCCGAAAACAAGCTCGATGAAGGTGGATATTGTGTCACCTGATACAATTGTTGCTGAAATGAAGGCTGGTAACTACGACATTGCGGATATGCCATCAGATCAGGTGGATTCGTATAAAGGCTTATCTAACCTTAATATTGTCGGTAGCCTTGACTCAAGTTATGAATATATCTCCTTTAATCTTGGTAAATATGATAACGATCAGTCCAAAAATGTGATGGACGAAAATGCTAAGATGAATGATGTGAAACTTCGTCAAGCGATTGCTCACGCAATTGATACGAAGACGGCGGGCGAGAAATTGTACCATGGTCTTTACCACCCAGCTAAGTCATTGATTATCTCATTCTTCGGTGATCTTCATGATTCAGAATTGGAAGGCTACACTTACAATCCAGAAAAAGCTAAGAAACTCTTGGATGAAGCTGGTTATAAGGATGTAGACGGAGATGGTATCCGCGAAGGTAAAGATGGTAAACCATTCAAGATTTCGTTCGCAGCTCGTAAGCGTACAGAAGCTAACGAAGCCCTTATGCAGCAGTACCTTGCTTGGTGGAAAGAAGTTGGCTTGAATGTTGAGCTGTACACAGGGCGTACAATTGAAGGTAATACATTCTATGAAATGATTAAGGCGAATGATGCAAACATTGATATGTATGCTGCCGGTTGGTCAACAGGTTATGATCCAAACCCAACAGGTCTCTGGGGTCCAAATGCGAAGTTTAACATGTCACGCTTTGTTTCTGATGAACATACTAAATTGCTAGAAGCATTTAAATCAGAAGAAGCATTTGACGAGAAGAAAAATCTTGAAAACTACAAGGCATGGCAAAAATATGCTGCTGATCAGGTATTTGCTATTCCAACATTTGAGTCGGAAGTCTTGGTTGCTCTCAACAAGCGTGTGAAGAACTATGATACTAAACTTGGATCAGCGTCAGGCAATGGTCTTGCTTATGAAAATATCGAGCTTCTTGCAGACAAAGGTGAAGCTGCGAAATAA
- the pbp3 gene encoding D-alanyl-D-alanine carboxypeptidase PBP3, with the protein MRKIFLSFIIVATFFIRSSPILAKDFSVAAKHAVAVEVSSGKILYDQDAETKASVASITKILSIYLVYEALAKGEITLDTPVSISDYPYQLTANSELSNVNLDERSYSVRDLLNASLITSSNSAIIALAEKIAGSEAAFVDKMKAKVKEWGITDTKIVNVSGLDNKDLGEHIYPGSSPEDVNMFSALDVAIIARRLILDYPQVLDISALSAYDFGGHTYYNTNQMLNQGTHARKGVDGLKTGTSNSAGSSFLATTQQAGMRIITVVLNTTDGLTSPENRFVATNNLMNYIYSNFSIVPLVKKGEAFENSQIKVFNGEKETSPVVAASDLYVVRRNQTDKAVTATFTTNKKEIDAPLTSGTLIGKLQLKDQDLIGKGYIADQASVDMVLPGDMKEASWPISWWNHFVRYVNEKL; encoded by the coding sequence ATGCGGAAAATTTTTTTATCATTTATAATAGTAGCTACTTTTTTTATCAGATCCAGTCCAATCTTGGCCAAAGATTTTTCTGTCGCTGCTAAGCATGCTGTCGCTGTTGAGGTCAGCAGTGGAAAGATTCTCTACGATCAGGATGCAGAAACTAAAGCAAGCGTTGCATCCATCACTAAGATTCTCAGTATTTATCTGGTTTATGAAGCCTTGGCAAAAGGCGAAATTACTTTAGATACACCGGTAAGCATTTCTGATTATCCTTATCAGCTTACTGCAAACTCAGAACTGAGCAACGTCAATCTGGATGAACGTTCTTATTCTGTGCGCGACCTACTAAATGCTTCGCTGATTACATCCTCTAACAGTGCCATTATCGCCTTAGCCGAAAAAATAGCAGGAAGCGAAGCCGCCTTTGTTGATAAGATGAAAGCAAAGGTCAAAGAGTGGGGGATCACAGATACTAAGATTGTCAATGTATCTGGTTTAGATAACAAAGACTTAGGGGAGCATATTTACCCAGGTTCCAGTCCAGAAGATGTCAACATGTTTTCAGCTTTGGATGTGGCCATCATTGCGCGACGATTAATCCTTGACTATCCACAAGTCCTTGATATTAGTGCACTTAGCGCCTATGACTTTGGAGGGCATACTTATTACAATACCAATCAGATGCTCAATCAAGGGACACATGCTCGCAAAGGGGTTGATGGTTTGAAAACAGGAACGTCCAATTCAGCCGGTTCGAGCTTTTTAGCAACCACCCAACAAGCTGGTATGCGTATTATTACCGTTGTACTAAACACTACTGATGGTCTAACTTCTCCAGAAAATCGTTTCGTAGCAACAAACAATCTTATGAACTATATTTACTCCAATTTTTCTATCGTCCCTCTTGTAAAGAAGGGAGAAGCCTTTGAAAATAGTCAGATTAAGGTTTTCAATGGAGAAAAAGAAACCAGTCCAGTCGTAGCAGCTTCAGACCTCTATGTTGTCCGACGAAACCAAACGGATAAAGCAGTAACTGCAACTTTTACAACAAATAAAAAAGAAATTGATGCCCCTCTCACCTCCGGAACATTGATTGGTAAACTTCAATTGAAAGATCAAGACCTTATCGGAAAAGGCTATATAGCTGATCAAGCTAGCGTAGATATGGTATTACCAGGTGATATGAAGGAAGCTTCTTGGCCGATCTCTTGGTGGAATCACTTTGTCCGCTACGTCAACGAAAAATTATAA
- the sufB gene encoding Fe-S cluster assembly protein SufB: MSEERIEPTPIDLGEYKFGFHDENIELVASTGKGLNEEIIREISRIKGEPDWMLEYRLKSYETFKKMPMQTWGADLSELNFEDIVYYQKPSDKPARSWDDVPDKIKETFERIGIPEAERAYLAGASAQYESEVVYHNMKEEYDKHGIIFTDTDTALKEYPELFKKYFGKLVPPSDNKLAALNSAVWSGGTFIYVPKGVKLDIPLQTYFRINNEGTGQFERTLIIVDEGASVHYVEGCTAPTYSTASLHAAIVEIIAHEGAYMRYTTIQNWSDNVYNLVTKRARAEKNATVEWIDGNLGAKTTMKYPAVYLEGEGARGTMLSIAFANKGQVQDTGAKMIHNAPRTSSSIVSKSIARGGGEVNYRGQVTFAKNSAKSISHIECDTIIMDGISKSDTIPFNEIHNSQVALEHEAKVSKISEEQLYYLMSRGLSESEATEMIVMGFVEPFTKELPMEYAVELNRLIAYEMEGSVG, encoded by the coding sequence ATGTCAGAAGAAAGAATTGAACCAACCCCAATTGACCTTGGGGAATATAAATTCGGTTTCCACGATGAAAATATTGAGCTGGTAGCTTCGACGGGTAAAGGTTTGAACGAAGAAATCATTCGTGAAATCTCCCGTATTAAAGGCGAGCCAGATTGGATGTTGGAATACCGTCTCAAGTCTTACGAAACTTTTAAAAAAATGCCAATGCAGACTTGGGGAGCAGACCTGTCTGAATTAAATTTTGAGGATATTGTCTACTATCAGAAACCATCAGATAAGCCAGCTCGTAGCTGGGATGATGTACCAGATAAGATTAAGGAAACATTTGAGCGCATTGGTATTCCAGAGGCAGAACGTGCCTATCTAGCTGGTGCCTCTGCTCAATATGAATCCGAAGTTGTTTATCATAATATGAAAGAAGAGTATGACAAGCATGGTATTATTTTCACAGATACCGATACTGCTCTCAAGGAGTATCCAGAACTCTTTAAGAAGTACTTTGGAAAACTTGTTCCTCCATCGGATAATAAATTAGCTGCCCTCAACTCGGCAGTTTGGTCAGGTGGTACCTTTATCTACGTGCCAAAGGGAGTGAAACTGGATATTCCTCTTCAGACTTACTTCCGCATCAATAATGAAGGAACAGGTCAATTTGAGCGAACCCTCATCATTGTGGATGAAGGTGCCAGTGTACACTATGTAGAAGGTTGTACTGCTCCAACATATTCAACAGCCAGTCTTCATGCTGCTATTGTAGAAATCATTGCTCATGAGGGAGCTTACATGCGTTATACGACCATTCAAAACTGGTCAGATAATGTCTATAATCTCGTTACCAAGCGTGCTCGTGCCGAAAAAAATGCTACTGTCGAGTGGATTGATGGAAACCTTGGTGCCAAGACAACTATGAAATACCCTGCGGTTTATTTGGAGGGAGAAGGAGCGCGTGGGACGATGCTTTCTATTGCCTTTGCTAATAAGGGACAGGTCCAAGATACGGGGGCTAAGATGATTCATAATGCTCCGCGAACTTCATCGTCTATTGTATCCAAATCTATTGCCCGTGGTGGTGGGGAAGTAAACTACCGCGGTCAGGTTACCTTTGCCAAAAACTCGGCTAAGTCAATTAGCCATATCGAATGTGATACTATTATTATGGACGGAATCTCCAAATCAGATACCATTCCATTCAATGAAATTCATAATTCACAAGTAGCTTTGGAACACGAAGCTAAGGTGTCAAAAATTTCAGAGGAACAACTCTACTATCTCATGAGTCGAGGTTTATCCGAGTCAGAAGCAACAGAAATGATCGTTATGGGCTTTGTCGAACCATTCACCAAAGAACTCCCAATGGAATATGCAGTCGAACTTAACAGATTGATTGCCTATGAAATGGAGGGTTCAGTGGGATAG
- the sufU gene encoding Fe-S cluster assembly sulfur transfer protein SufU, translating to MALSKLDSLYMAVVSEHSKTPRHRGSLTGVEKIELHNPTCGDVIELSVQIEEGVLTDIAFDGVGCAISTASASMMTEVVLGKNIHQVLELAAVFSQMVQGQADERQKDLGDASLLAGVAKFPQRIKCATLPWNALKKAVECQTENK from the coding sequence ATGGCTCTGTCTAAATTAGATTCTCTTTATATGGCGGTTGTTTCAGAACATTCCAAAACTCCTCGTCACCGTGGTAGTTTGACAGGAGTTGAAAAGATAGAACTTCATAATCCAACCTGTGGTGATGTGATTGAATTGTCAGTTCAGATTGAAGAAGGTGTGCTCACAGATATTGCCTTTGATGGCGTTGGTTGTGCTATTTCAACAGCTTCAGCTTCCATGATGACAGAAGTTGTCCTAGGAAAAAATATCCATCAAGTTCTTGAACTTGCAGCAGTATTTTCGCAAATGGTTCAAGGACAGGCAGATGAGCGTCAAAAAGACTTGGGAGATGCCTCGCTTTTGGCTGGAGTTGCCAAATTCCCGCAACGGATCAAATGTGCGACCTTACCTTGGAATGCATTGAAGAAGGCTGTCGAGTGCCAGACAGAAAACAAATAA
- a CDS encoding cysteine desulfurase: MLEHCRADFPILDQVINDEPLVYLDNAATTQKPQQVLSVLADYYHNDNANVHRGVHTLSERATARYEAARQTVADFINAKSSKEILFTKGTTTSLNWVAHFAREVLQPDDEVILSVMEHHSNIIPWQQVCKQTGAQLRYVYLKDGELDIDGLRKLLSSKTKFVSLTHISNVLGSIVPIKEIAELVHEVGAYLVVDGAQSVPHISIDVQDLDVDFFAFSGHKMLGPTGIGVLYGKEAILNRMSPIEFGGEMIDFVYEQSATWKDLPWKFEAGTPNIAGAIGLAAAIDYLNEIGMEAIRCHEEALIAYIWPKLQAISGLTIYGSQDVAKRTGLIAFNLDNLHPHDVATALDYEGIAVRAGHHCAQPLLKYLQVAATVRASFYFYNTQADCDKLVEALIKTKEFFNGSV, from the coding sequence ATGTTAGAACATTGTAGAGCAGATTTTCCAATTTTAGACCAAGTGATTAACGACGAGCCTCTGGTTTACTTAGATAATGCTGCAACGACCCAAAAACCTCAGCAGGTTCTCTCAGTGCTTGCTGATTACTATCATAACGATAATGCCAATGTCCATCGTGGGGTACACACCCTTTCAGAACGCGCAACAGCTCGTTATGAAGCCGCTCGTCAAACAGTTGCGGATTTTATCAATGCTAAATCTAGTAAGGAAATTTTGTTTACAAAAGGAACGACTACCAGTCTTAACTGGGTCGCACATTTTGCTAGAGAAGTTCTCCAGCCAGACGATGAGGTTATTCTCTCGGTTATGGAACATCATTCTAATATTATTCCCTGGCAGCAGGTTTGCAAGCAAACAGGTGCTCAGCTCCGCTATGTTTACCTAAAGGATGGAGAATTGGATATAGATGGTTTGAGGAAACTTTTATCTTCAAAGACCAAGTTTGTATCTCTGACTCATATTTCCAATGTTTTGGGAAGTATTGTTCCTATTAAGGAAATAGCAGAGCTGGTACATGAAGTTGGAGCCTACTTGGTTGTGGACGGTGCCCAATCAGTACCTCATATCAGTATTGATGTTCAGGACTTAGATGTAGATTTTTTCGCTTTTTCAGGTCACAAAATGTTGGGTCCTACAGGCATCGGAGTTCTCTACGGTAAGGAAGCTATTCTCAACCGCATGTCTCCGATTGAATTTGGCGGTGAGATGATTGATTTTGTCTATGAGCAGTCAGCTACATGGAAAGACCTTCCATGGAAGTTTGAAGCCGGAACCCCTAATATTGCAGGAGCGATCGGTCTGGCTGCGGCTATTGATTACTTAAATGAAATTGGTATGGAGGCCATTCGCTGCCATGAGGAGGCATTGATTGCCTATATTTGGCCCAAGTTACAAGCTATTTCAGGTTTGACGATTTATGGCAGTCAGGATGTGGCTAAGCGGACAGGCTTGATTGCTTTTAACTTGGATAATTTGCATCCGCATGATGTAGCGACAGCCCTAGACTATGAAGGTATTGCTGTACGGGCTGGTCATCATTGCGCTCAACCCTTGCTCAAGTATCTGCAGGTTGCTGCAACTGTCCGCGCTAGCTTCTATTTTTACAATACCCAAGCGGATTGTGATAAGTTGGTTGAGGCTCTCATAAAAACGAAGGAGTTTTTCAATGGCTCTGTCTAA